A region of the Peredibacter starrii genome:
CCTACTCAACAATTGTAACGAGTGCGCTTAAGTACACTATTCGAGAACCTCGTCCGAATGCTGCTAATGAAAAGAATTCATTTCCATCTGGTCACAGCACGACTGCCTTTGCATTCAGTGGTTATGTTGCCGCTGAACATGGCTGGGGATGGGGATCCGCTGCCCTTCTTCTTTCAACCTTCACTGCTTATTCTCGTATTAATGATAATCGACACTATCTCCATGACGTTATGGCCGGTGCTACAATTGGTTGGGTCTACGGTTGGGGCATCTCACGTCACCAAAGACAACAAAGAGATAAAGAGACGGCCATTGTTCTACCACTTCTTGATTCAAAAACTGCCGGTCTGGCCCTCTACAAAGAGTTTTAGCGGCAAAAAGTTTCAATAATACCTGATGACTCAACTTGGTCTGCTTTTTCCTTTTCAATTCCCCGATAAGTAAAAAGACGTAGTGAACCCTGAGCTCAGGACTTTTATGAAGCAATGTTTTATTCTCCTTACCCTTCTTTTGACCGCAGTGGCCTGTAGTCAGAAAGGCACAGAAGTTGGTCTGAAAGTAAGCCATAACTTTGTGATGGGCGGATCGAATACAAGTGCGATTGCTGGTGGTGGATTAATCATTTGGGGTCAAAGTACGACCGGAAAAAGTTTCGCTCAACTCCTCCAAGATAAAGATGAATTAAAACTAAGCCTAGATAATACAAGTTGGACGTTTTATGCCATGGCGTGGGACGGCTCCAAAGATTATGAAGGTGCCGCCAATTCGAGTAATAACACTCCCTTTGGAGGAATTGTTCGTTGTGGAATCAGTCAGCCAACAATTCTGACTGGCGAACCAAAATCAATTGAGCTTTCGATCACAAATCCCAATTGTTCAAACTCAGTATTCGCAGGTCCAGCAGGAATGAATGGAGGCAATCTTTCGTCTGTGAAGATGCAGTTCTGTTCTTCAATTGTAGGAGTGACCGGCAATACTAATCTTTGTACTGATACATATAATGATCCAAACAAGAAGTCTTACAAGGCCCCTATTGGTAGTTATCGATTCTCAGCCCTCACACACGTAAATGGAATTGATAATGGATCATTTGCCGGTAAATGTGTTTCTACGACGACCTCATTAGAGCAGCAAGGACTACCGGCCGGCGGACCTGGTCTTCCGTTCAGATTTTTACTCGAAATGTTTCCTGGTTCAACTGATTGTGATGCCACGATTGGAAGACGTGGAGCTGAGAAAATTATTTATTCAAACGGAACAGCAGCGGCACCATCAGTTGCTACGAAAGTTTATAATGGTCTTTATAAAACTCATCACTACATCGAAATAACGCCTGCTCAAATTTGTTTGGGAAGAACAGGAACCAATCTTGGAGATCACCCATTCGCAGCAGGAACCGGGCACCCCCAGCACCCTTACACAATTTGTGATGTTCCTCAGTTCTATGGAATTAACTTTCATACACAATTCTCTAGCTCCTACAAACTTCAGGCCAATCTGGACTTCAATCCCTTCTCAGTGGGAATTGCCAACACTCCATTACCACAGGCCCCATGTCTTGAACTAGGAACGAACTTTATTCCAATTGGTTATGCTTATGCTACCTGCTCTGGAAGCACAATCATCTGGGACAATATCAATACTTTCCTTGGAAATTTTTTTGGTAATGGTTTCTCTTTAAAAAATCTCAGACTTCGTGACAGTGATAGAAGTCATCTTGGGCTATTTGCTCATGTACAAGGTACTGGAATTTACATTGGTGACTTTTCAATGGAAAAACCGGAAATTGAAGCTCGTTTCCGTGTAGGTGCTGTAGCGGCCGAATCGACTGGATCAAGTTCACCGGCAGATATCATTTATCATAATATTAAAATCAAAGACGCTGAAATTCAGGGCCGCCCTGAGTTTGGTGACAATGTTGGTAAAACAGATGTGGGTGGACTTATCGGATATCTGCATTACGGAACACTTCAACAAATCTCTATTGTGAATAGTAAAGTCAGAGGTGATTCTTCTCAAGTTGGCGGGGTCGTGGGCCTACTCACCTTTGCTGATGTTAAAAAAGTCATTTCTGAAGTTGATGTCGAAGCAAGGTCAGGACAAAGTATTCAAGACGTGGGAGGAATTGCGGGCCGTGCAGAAAATTCCGTCTTTGATTGGGTAAAGCACGAGGGCGAGATTAAAACGGACGGAAAACAAGTTGGTGGTATTGCGGGATCATCAAATACCTCCTCTCTTACAAATTTCTACACTATCTCTAATATCAATTCTAATTCATCAGATCTTTATAATTATACAGGTGGAGTTATTGGTTACTGGACCGGCGTTGGTAATTTATCTACCGGTTATTCTCTGGCCAACATTCAAACTGGTTGTAGCACAGGTTGTAAACAAGGAGCTATTGTTGGTTACGCAGAATCAGGAACTCCAAGTGTAGCCTCGACGGTTTATAACCTTTACCCCTCAGATTCTGGAGAGCAAGCAACAAACCTCTCAAGCTCATTTGTTCTCCGGTCACTCGGGGATTTCAGAATTCTGAGTTCAATGACGGCCTTGACAGATACAACTTCGGACGACTGGAAAATGGTGAATGGGGTTTATCCTCGCTTTGATTTTGAATACCATCCTTGTTCATCAATTGCTCTACCATCGGGAACTGGTACAACTGATTCGCCAATCCTTATTTGTAATGAAACTGATTATCAAAGCTATGCCTCAACTGGTCTCAACATCAAGCTAATGGGAAATATCAGACTCCGAAATCTAGGGACTGCTCCATATGATATTCCTACTTTCAGTTCGAAACTGGAAGGAAACAACAAGGCCTTAATTGGAGGTAATGTCGATTCTGCTGGAACTACAGGCACTGCCCACATTGGAACTCTTACTGGTGAGATCAAAAATTTAAAAATTTATGGTATGAGACGTACTAATACCTCGGCCAACTCTATGGCATCTCCTTCTGCGGTTTTCGTTTTTCAAAACAACGGAAAGCTTCTAAATATGAAGGTTTCCACGATCGGTAGATTTAGTGGGTATGCAGCGGGGTTTGTTGGAAAAAACGCTGGCACAATTCAAAATGTAAAGTTTGATGGAAATGTTTCGGGAAGCTATGCCATTTCAACTCTCGTGCATACCAATCAATCCACGGGAAAGATCTACGATTCAAGAGTTGGTGGCCAGCTAGGTTGTTATCATCCATCCAACCCACTACTCTGCGACTTCTTTGCGGGCCTGGCCTATAGGAACGAAGGGGAGATCGCTCGAACTGAAATGAATGTACATTTCTGGGATAACGGTAGCTTCGTTAGTAATAATGTCTCAATGCTAGTAGACGAGAACGTTCCAAACGCAAAAATCATTGATGTGGTCGTTCCCAATCATGCAAGTTTTCTCACTCGAGGAAATGGAACTTTCTATTTCAGCAGAATTAACAACGGAATCTATCAACGAGTCATTAATCTAGGTAAACTTCTCGCTGGAGACCTTTCAACGTCGGCCCTCAATGGTTTTCCAGGCCAGGGAAATCCGGTCCTAGGAAATAACAACGGCATCATGACCGATGTCTTTCGCGGTGGTATCTCCGGAAAATTGCTTCTAGAAAATGTTCCTTATACATGTGCTAATGGAAATACTTTAGATATTCCGGCCTGGTCAACTCTCTCATCCTGGAATTCTTATAGCTCTGGTTATTTTAGTCTACCTATCACAGATAAAAAGCTCGTTGTCATTTATAAACCTGATAGCGGATTACCACAGTATCAACAAGTCACAAACATAACCGGTACGCAATTATCAACAGTCATGGCCGCTTGTAACACAAGCGGAAAAGTTAGCGTTGTAATGACCTCAGATCTATTTGTTTCTCCCGGTACAACTCTCCCAGAAGCGAATGTCATTCTTCCGCAACATGTGGCCTTGACCGGTAGATATGGCGCAGGCTGGACTTCTATCATGTGGGACATGAACAATCCTGACGATGAACAGAAGATGCTTGACTACCACGCTTACAAAATGGGTCTATCATCTACGCCGGTTCCTCGCGCAGTTTGGCAACTAGAAGACGAAGGTCCTCGCTTGTTCGAGGACTAATCCCACCAATCTCGCCAGCGCTCTCGCCACCGATTCCATCGATCATACATTCTCTCCCACCAGGAATCCGGTTCGGGTGGTCTTGGTGGAGGTTCAGGTGGTGGTGGCTCAGGCGGTTCTCGCCTTGGCCTTGGTCTTGGCCTTCTAACTGTGTCGTCTCTTTCCTCCCATTCATTATCATCAGGATAGGAACTCGTTTTTGCTAACACTCCACAAGCAATAGGTATTTCACTATTTGCGAGGGCCGCCGGTAATTTTTTGGGTTGACCGTAGATGACAACCACTCTTCCATCAAGTGGTAACTCGACCCCATCGAGTTTTACCATCGAGTCACCTTCAGCATCATCCGGCTGTTTCAAATCACTTAACATCAATGAATAAGAGGTGCTCTTTTTGTACCTGTAATCACCACCAGGGAAGACATGATTGCCTGCGATTTGAGAACTTAAGTCGTCATCAAAAGGCACAAGCTTACGGCCAATGCTCTTTTGAGCTTCGTTATAATCCACATAGCCATCCCGATTGGCGTCTGCGTTCATGATCGGACATTCAATGCCTGTGTGTAAGTGTTGAGGATGGATTCCTCCACCACCTTTAGAAAGTTTAATGAGAACTTCGAATTGATCGCCAAGCTTAATCACCCTCACCTTCCCGGTGACATTGGGTGCGACCTTATCGTTGATGGGAAATAGTAAAGCGGTATAGGTGCCGTTAGGTGGTTCCTCATATTGGATTTCATCATCAACTTTAGTGTTCTTACCGCAAGCGGCAAGGAACAGGATGATCCCAAATTTGAGTAAGAGAATTTTCTTCATGGCACTCTCATCAATGCACTGATTCTTCACCATTGCTGACAATCATTACAATGCTAAGAGCGCCAAAAAAAAGGGACCCTTAGGGTCCCTGTGTGGTGAATTATTTAGAATTTGCGCGGTAGAGAGATTTACAATCTTTACTCACCTTGCCGTTAATATTCTTTTCAATACAAGAGAAGTTCGGCTCACCTGTGTTACTTACACATTTTGCCGCCACTGCTTGTTGATGACATTTAACTTCCAGGTTTTGATCAAATTCAATCTGAGTCGATTCCGCGAAGGCCAAAGTTGTTAAAGAGAGGGCCATTAAAACTGCAATTTTTTTCATTGATTACTCCTTAAATTAATACTTCGGTGCTAGTTCATTCATGATTTTACCAAGCGCGTATGGCACAGAGTAAATTCGGCTAGATGTGTAGTACGAAGTATGGCTGTAACCCAACTTATGCATCCATTCGTGCATCATATTGTGAGCAACCTCTGAAGAGGTGTACTTGTTAAAGAACTTCGTGTTCATGTTAATGACTTTACTGGAAGTCGTTGTGTAACCCACTGTGCTTGAATTTTGGTAATACAACTTAACAGTGATATCCATCGCATTGTTCTTTGTCGGCGTCAGCTTTTCTGCTCCTTCCAGAATTTTTTGATAGATCTGAGCATTAGTTAGACCATTGTTACTCAAAAACTGTTTCTTGCCGGCGTATGTGTGATTAAGAACGCGGGTACGGAATTCTTCAGAACCAATGACTGCGCGAATTTTTCTTTCGGCCGACTGAATTTTTGATTCCTGTGAACTGGTCATGCCTACAGTTGTAACATTGGTGTCAAAGGTCTTGGCCAAGGTTGGCACCGCTGCGAGTGAAGCTTCTACAGAGAACAAGCCGACTGCAAGCGCGAGAGGAAGTACCGATTTCGTCATGAAAACTCCTTACTGTTTTTGTTTTTTGCCTTTCCATGGGCAAACCTAAATTTTCTCTAAAGGAGTTCGTATTTTCGACGGAACGATATTTGATGCAACAAGAGGTTGGTGCGCGAAAGAAATGAAAGTTTGAAGATTTCTATGAATTCAATTTTCTGGGAAGAGATTTTTTCCGGAGACGGAGTGTTTAAATGCAGAATGAATGATGGGAGTTTTATTCCGGAATGCGGGTAAAAACAAAAAGGCCACTCTCTCGAGTGGCCCTCATTAACTAATCTTTTCTAGCGTACTCGGTACAAACGTCTGCGTAACCGCAAGTTGTATAAGTTTGTGGAAATGTACATGTCGTACTTCCATAGTATGTTGGCCCGTAATAAACCTGACCATTACAAGTATTGTATGTGTTACATACATATTGATTCTCATAAGCAACACACTCATGGTTTGCATCCCACCAAGCGCCATACACAAGAAGAGCAACCACGATACCACCAGCGATCCACGGGAAGATCACGTAGCCGTTCCAACTAGCACCTTGAGCATATAGTTCTTTTGTCGCCTCTTTCACAACTTGAGCAAGTTCTTCAGATGAGGCGTTCTTCGCAAGAAGCGAAAGCTTCAGTTTAAGCGCTTCAACTGCTTTATTATTGTTTACACGTTTTTCAACGAGCGTCTGAATTTCTTTTTGAGAAAGACCAGCTTCGATAAGTTTAGACATTTTCTTGAAAAAGATTTGAGTATGTTCTTCATAGAACTTTTCATCTTTTTGGTCCCAATCAACTGTTAAAGCATATTGATATTCATCAATGCTTCTTTCAAGTTCTTGGATTGTTCCGGTTGACGCCATCACATTTAGTGAAAAGCAGAATGCGACTAATAGAGAAACGAATTTCATGTTGAGCTCCTTTCAGGTAAGAGATGCGCCCTTGTAGCAAAAGGAATTCAACATGAAAACCCAAGGAAACTGGATTTCGTCTAAAGGGCCCGGCGCTTAACGAGTAGTAAGTAAGCTAAATAAGATAAGACCCCGCAAATACACATGATTGCAGTCATTGTGAGGATGGTCCCGTTATGAAAATGGCTGACGAGACTTGAGATTATCCCCGCAACTGCAAATTGGATGGTGCCCATTAAGGCCGAGGCACTACCTGCGTGTTTTTTCTGATGGGCCAAAGCACAGGCAGAAGTATTCGGAGCAATTAGACCCATATTTGAGATGATAAGGAACAAACATCCGCACATGGCCCAAATCGGCCCGTTAGTTAGACCTACGATTAAAATCATGACACCAAAGATAGTCACGAAAGGAAGAGCACGAACCAGGATTTTTTCCGGCGGATGCTTTCGAAGAATGCGTCCATTGATTTGAGAAAAAGTAATGAGCCCGCATGCATTTGCTCCGAACACCCATGCATACTGAGCAGGAGTTAATCCATAGTGATCAATGAACACAAAGGGCGATCCCGTGATGTAGGCGAACATTCCTGCGTAGACCAAACTCATCGACAAAGTATAGCCGGTGAAATTCTTATCTTTAAAAATACCAATGTAGTTGCGGAAGATGTCCTTCACTCCATACTTAACATCGGGTTTATGAGTTTCCGGTAAAAACTTATACACACAAAATAGCGCCATTAAACTAATGACTGTCAGGATCCAGAAAATAGAGCGCCAACCGAATGCGGTAGTGAGAATTCCGCCCATAACAGGAGCAAGAATTGGGGCCACCCCCATAATGAGCATTAATAATGAAAATACTTTCGCGGATTCATGGGACTGATAAAGGTCCCTGACCATGGCACGGGTAATGACCATACCGGCACAAGCACCCAGGGCCTGCATGAATCGGTAAAAGATGAGTCCATTTACGTCAAACGTTGAAGCACAAGCAAATGAGGCGAGAGCGTAAGTGATCAAACCAACATAAAGAGGTTTCTTCCTTCCCCATCGATCGGTGATGGGACCATAGAAGATCTGGCCCAAAGCAATCCCAACCAGAAACGAGGCAAGAGATAACTGAACAGATGCCAATGGCACAGCAAAGTCTTTCGCTATTCCCGGAAGCGCCGGAAGGTACATATCGATTGAAAGAGGACCAAAAGCGGTCAAAAGACCAAGGATCAAGATAGTGAGGTTCACGATTAACTCTTTTTAACAGGAATCAAACAATACAGGGGTCTTTTTTTATCGCCATTACACACTCTCTTCAATAGAATTTTATCCATGGAAAAGAAAAACATTGTGATCCTCACTGCTAGTGAAGTTAAAAACTTGGAACTCGCTCAAAAATTCAAAGAAAGCCTTGAATCTCAGAATGCCAACGTTTCAATCATCAATATGGTCGAACTTGATCTCCCTCTGTACTCTTCGAGAACTGAATCAAAATTTACTGGGGCCGAACTTTTAAAGGGTCAAATGCCCCTTCTTGAGCAGGCCCATGGATATGTGTTTATCGCTCCGGAGTACAACGGAAGTACACCTCCGGTGTTCAATAACTTTCTGGCCTGGCTTAGCCGCTCAAGCAAAGACTGGAGAAATTGCTTAAACGGTCGCCCTGCTGCCATCGCAACTTTCTCTGGCGGAGGCGGCTTTAACGTCCTGCTTGCCATGAGAACACAACTCGCATTTATTGGTATGAATGTAATTGGGCGCCAAATCCTCACTCATAGTAATAAAGTATTGGACGAGAAATCGTTATTATCGGTCAGTCAGGAATTAGTTAAACTATGCCTCTAATCCTGTCTGTTGCCCCACTGCAAAATTCAAGTAAAAAAAATCATGCCATAATATTAGGTACTGGAGTTAATAATCATGGATCGATTATTGTTGCTCATTTCATTCGTATTTTTGGTTAACGTTCAAGCTGTTGCCGAAGACAAGGATGTCCTGACCCGTTTTTTTAGAATTTTGCCCGAGGCCCAATCTCATGCGGTTTATGGATCTGCTCGAGATCGCTTCTTCAAACCTGAATCAATTAAAGTGTTCGTCTGGAACATCAAAAAGGGTCTAGAGTTTAATTGGGAACCGGAATTCAAAAAGTTTGCTGAAGGCCGTGACTTGATTCTTCTTCAAGAGGCCTACAGAACTCAGCTTTTTAATAACACCACTTCTGCTTTTGATGGAATCCGTTGGGACATGGGAATTGGTTTTCTCTATCGCATGTATAATGATCAGGCGACGGGAACCATGATCGGCTCTAATGTTGATCCTACTGAAGTGATCGTGAAGCATTCAGTGGACGATGAGCCCGTGACCGGCACTCCTAAGGCCATGACTTTCGCCAAATATCCTATCGAAGGTCGCCAGGATGAACTATTAGTGATCTCGGTTCATGGAATCAATCTCACCAGTCACGCGACTTTTGTGAGACACATGAATCAGGCACAGGCCATTATCGATCAACATACTGGTCCTGTTCTTTTTGCAGGCGACTTTAATACTCGTACTCAAATGCGCACAAAATATCTTCTGAACATGATTCAGAAGAACGGTTTCAAGACTGTGACTTTCAAGAATGGTCACCTTCGCATGCGCTTCAAATTTACAAATAACTACCTCGATCATGCCTTTGTTCGTGGCCTTTCTGTAAGTAACGCTGAAGTTATTGGCCAGGTATCTGGAAGTGATCACAGGCCGCTTTTTCTCGAGATGTCAGTCGATCAATAATTGATTCGGCACTCACTTTGCAAACTCCATTCATAACGACTTGCTCCCGCATATACTTGCGGGAGTTGGTCCATTTTTTCCCCATCACGGGGTAAAACAGGAGCAATGCTGTGAGTGAATTGAACCCAAGACAATTTGCCGTTATCACCGGAATTTCAAGCAAACTTGGTATGGAAATGGCACGGCAATTTGCTTCACACGGTTATGATCTTCTCATCACTTCTCCAAGTGACGGCATCGCCAATGCAGAAGATGATCTTCGAACTTACGGCACTCAAGTTATTGGCCTGGAAGTGAAACTAGAAACTTATCGAGGGACCGAAAAACTTTACGAAACAATCAAATCCTTTAACCGCCCTGTTGATGTTCTCGTCATGACTTGCATTGATGGTGTGAGTGGTGAATTTAATGAAACAGCTTTGAAAAGAGAGATCCATCTTATCAATCACAATATCGTTTCCGTCATTCATCTCACTAAGCTCATGTTGAGAGACATGATGGGTGAGGGCCAAGGAAAAATTCTTCTCGCTTCTGCTTTTCCGGCCGCTAACTCCTCACCTCTGGAAACGATCTATGGAGCGAGCATGGCGTTTCTCACGAGTTTCGTTGATTCTATTCAACACCTCGCTCGAACGAATGGAGTCACGGTCACCACTATGATTCCAGTCATCGGAGAGGAAAATCAGTTTGAAAATGATGTCGTTGCTCATGCCCGTGAAGGGTATGAGGCCCTAGTAAGTGGTCGAAGTAAGGTATTTGAAGCGAGCTTGAAAAATAAACTTCAAAATTGGGCCAATCAAATCATTCCAGATAAGATTAAAACTGAGTTTCAACGCCGCGTTAATGAGGCCAATTCCAGACAGTAAAAACTTCACGTTTTCGCATCGAATAAATTAAAAGCGTTTAAAAACTTAAACCTCTGTTTGACTTATCAAACTCCCCTCTGGTACAAGTCATTTCAACAACCAAAAAACTCTTTTGATTTAAGATGTTTCAATTACCTTTTGGCCTAAAAAAATTAGTTCTAAATTTCAACCTTTTGACTTTCGGGGCCAATCAACTTCTCTTGTTTTCTTTGTTCCCGATTTTGGCGATGAAACTTGGCCTTTCAATTTCCATCATTGCCCTCGCCTTTTCTTTTGGAACATTGATCTTCTTATGGGGATCACCTTATTGGTCAAATCGCGCTGATTTAGAAAATCCCCATCGTGTTCTCTTCATCAATGTAACAGGCCTATTTGTATCTCTGGTTTTTGCTTCTCTCATTTTCTTTCTTGAGAAGTCTTTCACCATGACAACGGCACTGATGATTCTTCTTATGGGAAGAATCTCTTACGGCGCTCTTGCTTCTGGAATTCCTGCGATTTCTCAAAGTATTCGTCTTTCGTATGGTCAGGAGATGATGAAGAGCATGTTCTCTCACTCTGCCTACCTAAATGTTGGTCGCACATTAGGACCTTGCCTTCTCCTACTTCCGTTCAGTACTCAGACCATCATTCACGGTCTCACAATTTGGGGAGCTGTTCTTTGGTTTTTGAATCTCATTGTGATGATGAGTGAAAAAGAACCAAGTGAACCAAAAACTTCAAAAAAACGTCCTTCTCCATTCGTAGTTTCAAAAGAACTTATACTTCCAATTGCTCTCACCATGAGCTTTGGTCTCTATACCGGAATGCTACATTCAAGTCTTGGACAAAAGATCAGTTTGGATCTCGCTTTGAATGCCGAAGCGGCAAGCACATTTATGGCAAAACTTCTTTTAAGCGGAACCATCATCATGGCGGTGGTTCAAATCGTCGGCAGTACCCTTTTTAAAAATAACTGGCGAGTTCCGCTTTCTGTGGGAATTCTTGCTATGACTGTTGGTGCTCTTCTTATCTCATTTCTGCCGAGTGAGCTTAGTTACTGGGCCGGTATTGCGGGCATCTCTTTGGGAATTGCATTCCTTCAACCAAGCA
Encoded here:
- a CDS encoding phosphatase PAP2 family protein, with translation MKTLIFIITLLLSSQTWAWGLKDLGEEMASPVTTDAKYVLYGGAALTLTFVIFEDAVVDPFQEKQVRNDTLGDASRWGDWMGQMIPNILYAGGMGIASYFHDPKAYDRAMGMIKATAYSTIVTSALKYTIREPRPNAANEKNSFPSGHSTTAFAFSGYVAAEHGWGWGSAALLLSTFTAYSRINDNRHYLHDVMAGATIGWVYGWGISRHQRQQRDKETAIVLPLLDSKTAGLALYKEF
- a CDS encoding Bcr/CflA family multidrug efflux MFS transporter, encoding MNLTILILGLLTAFGPLSIDMYLPALPGIAKDFAVPLASVQLSLASFLVGIALGQIFYGPITDRWGRKKPLYVGLITYALASFACASTFDVNGLIFYRFMQALGACAGMVITRAMVRDLYQSHESAKVFSLLMLIMGVAPILAPVMGGILTTAFGWRSIFWILTVISLMALFCVYKFLPETHKPDVKYGVKDIFRNYIGIFKDKNFTGYTLSMSLVYAGMFAYITGSPFVFIDHYGLTPAQYAWVFGANACGLITFSQINGRILRKHPPEKILVRALPFVTIFGVMILIVGLTNGPIWAMCGCLFLIISNMGLIAPNTSACALAHQKKHAGSASALMGTIQFAVAGIISSLVSHFHNGTILTMTAIMCICGVLSYLAYLLLVKRRAL
- a CDS encoding NADPH-dependent FMN reductase yields the protein MEKKNIVILTASEVKNLELAQKFKESLESQNANVSIINMVELDLPLYSSRTESKFTGAELLKGQMPLLEQAHGYVFIAPEYNGSTPPVFNNFLAWLSRSSKDWRNCLNGRPAAIATFSGGGGFNVLLAMRTQLAFIGMNVIGRQILTHSNKVLDEKSLLSVSQELVKLCL
- a CDS encoding endonuclease/exonuclease/phosphatase family protein; protein product: MDRLLLLISFVFLVNVQAVAEDKDVLTRFFRILPEAQSHAVYGSARDRFFKPESIKVFVWNIKKGLEFNWEPEFKKFAEGRDLILLQEAYRTQLFNNTTSAFDGIRWDMGIGFLYRMYNDQATGTMIGSNVDPTEVIVKHSVDDEPVTGTPKAMTFAKYPIEGRQDELLVISVHGINLTSHATFVRHMNQAQAIIDQHTGPVLFAGDFNTRTQMRTKYLLNMIQKNGFKTVTFKNGHLRMRFKFTNNYLDHAFVRGLSVSNAEVIGQVSGSDHRPLFLEMSVDQ
- a CDS encoding SDR family NAD(P)-dependent oxidoreductase, which translates into the protein MSELNPRQFAVITGISSKLGMEMARQFASHGYDLLITSPSDGIANAEDDLRTYGTQVIGLEVKLETYRGTEKLYETIKSFNRPVDVLVMTCIDGVSGEFNETALKREIHLINHNIVSVIHLTKLMLRDMMGEGQGKILLASAFPAANSSPLETIYGASMAFLTSFVDSIQHLARTNGVTVTTMIPVIGEENQFENDVVAHAREGYEALVSGRSKVFEASLKNKLQNWANQIIPDKIKTEFQRRVNEANSRQ
- a CDS encoding MFS transporter, yielding MFQLPFGLKKLVLNFNLLTFGANQLLLFSLFPILAMKLGLSISIIALAFSFGTLIFLWGSPYWSNRADLENPHRVLFINVTGLFVSLVFASLIFFLEKSFTMTTALMILLMGRISYGALASGIPAISQSIRLSYGQEMMKSMFSHSAYLNVGRTLGPCLLLLPFSTQTIIHGLTIWGAVLWFLNLIVMMSEKEPSEPKTSKKRPSPFVVSKELILPIALTMSFGLYTGMLHSSLGQKISLDLALNAEAASTFMAKLLLSGTIIMAVVQIVGSTLFKNNWRVPLSVGILAMTVGALLISFLPSELSYWAGIAGISLGIAFLQPSNITFMESLGLGGETRGQRLGQLASFNTLSYALGGILAAIGNHQLVSVLILGLLIVSGVRILTQVEVKVC